A window of the Planctomycetaceae bacterium genome harbors these coding sequences:
- a CDS encoding DUF1549 domain-containing protein → MWWLVLSLTSASASILHQPVDFDTQVMPILTKAGCNSGACHGAAAGRGGFRLSLYGSRPATDFDQIALAMKGRRIDRLDASQSLFLLKPTEQLSHEGGTRIQPESADHAILLNWISQGAQRTPRRTLDSFELHAEKRSDSTGPTYQISATACFSDGTTTDVLPWTVLTPDDPDSTHVQETGRIVLRTAGQHVVIARFLDQVRPLEFIVPWQSHAADDVEELSADTGQSIDRLVVKRLRQFGLEATSEADEYTLIRRLTLDLTGCLPSPKSVKEFVSSSDVDKLEHLIESLLDSDEFNSYWTFQLAQLLRVSALKANAEWARVYYEWIHNCVRTDIGLDQMSRQLILAEGLVSETGAAAFYNIGGDPRGQAEFVASTMMGVRLQCANCHDHPLDSWTQDDYHGLAAIFARIKSGDVIRSAATGRVIHPGTGEPAIRRLPDAGFLGEDADGRTEFAEWLTSAENPYFARAMVNRLWRHMMGRGLVEPVDDHRATNSPTNPELMDGLAKMFRENDCQLRPTLRAICQSAAYRRSAVDHNRQSSETSEHRNQAVARFHGAAISRPMSPQVFLDAVLDVTQSDEFSGHQSRAVSLDGLVATSEPLDLLGRCSDACEQSALRRNDLAVQLHLINGSFINQKLSDSTAITAEMQACGRPEEFIAAIYLRVLSRPARNHEMEFWLRQFGGTLKGPESTEIAQDFVWSLLNSTEFCTNH, encoded by the coding sequence ATGTGGTGGCTCGTCCTGAGTCTCACTTCGGCCAGTGCGTCGATCCTTCATCAGCCGGTTGATTTTGACACCCAGGTCATGCCCATTCTTACGAAGGCGGGCTGCAATTCGGGGGCTTGCCACGGTGCAGCGGCGGGGCGTGGTGGGTTTCGTCTTTCACTTTACGGCAGCCGCCCTGCCACCGATTTTGATCAAATTGCTTTGGCCATGAAAGGTCGCAGAATTGATCGTCTTGATGCATCGCAGAGCCTGTTCCTGCTGAAACCAACGGAACAGTTGAGCCATGAAGGCGGGACTCGCATTCAGCCTGAAAGTGCCGACCATGCCATCCTTCTGAACTGGATCTCACAAGGCGCACAAAGAACGCCGCGCCGGACACTCGACTCCTTTGAACTGCATGCCGAAAAACGGTCGGATTCGACGGGCCCGACGTATCAGATCTCCGCAACTGCGTGCTTCAGCGATGGAACGACCACCGATGTTCTCCCCTGGACGGTGCTGACACCGGACGACCCTGATAGTACGCATGTGCAGGAGACTGGCAGGATTGTTCTGCGTACCGCCGGACAGCATGTGGTCATCGCTCGATTTCTTGATCAGGTTCGTCCGTTAGAGTTCATTGTCCCGTGGCAAAGTCATGCTGCCGATGATGTCGAGGAATTGTCTGCCGACACGGGACAGTCGATCGATCGTCTGGTGGTGAAACGACTCCGTCAATTCGGTCTCGAAGCGACATCCGAAGCGGACGAGTATACATTGATTCGTCGACTGACGCTCGACCTGACTGGTTGTCTGCCCTCTCCGAAATCGGTGAAGGAGTTTGTTAGCAGTTCAGACGTCGACAAGCTGGAGCACCTCATTGAGAGTCTGCTGGATTCGGATGAGTTTAATAGCTACTGGACGTTCCAGCTCGCTCAGTTACTGCGTGTTTCCGCACTGAAGGCGAATGCTGAATGGGCTCGAGTCTACTACGAGTGGATTCATAATTGTGTGCGTACTGACATTGGGCTGGACCAGATGTCCCGCCAACTGATTCTGGCTGAAGGCCTTGTTTCCGAAACAGGTGCGGCAGCCTTCTACAATATCGGTGGCGACCCGAGAGGGCAGGCCGAATTCGTCGCTTCGACAATGATGGGCGTACGATTGCAGTGTGCGAATTGCCACGATCATCCTCTGGACAGTTGGACGCAGGATGATTACCACGGCCTGGCTGCAATCTTCGCCCGCATCAAATCCGGAGATGTCATTCGGTCCGCGGCAACCGGGCGGGTAATTCATCCCGGAACCGGAGAACCCGCGATCCGTCGACTTCCGGATGCTGGCTTTCTGGGCGAGGATGCAGATGGGCGGACAGAATTTGCTGAATGGCTGACGTCTGCTGAGAATCCTTACTTTGCTCGCGCGATGGTGAATCGACTTTGGCGACACATGATGGGACGTGGGCTGGTGGAACCGGTCGATGATCATCGTGCCACGAATTCGCCGACAAACCCGGAACTCATGGACGGGCTCGCAAAAATGTTCCGGGAGAATGACTGTCAGCTGCGTCCTACGCTTCGAGCTATCTGTCAAAGTGCCGCGTATCGCCGAAGTGCCGTTGATCACAATCGTCAGTCGTCGGAAACTTCGGAGCATCGAAATCAGGCCGTTGCCCGGTTCCATGGTGCTGCAATTTCGCGTCCGATGTCCCCGCAGGTCTTTCTGGATGCTGTTCTGGATGTCACGCAGAGCGATGAGTTTTCGGGGCATCAATCGCGGGCGGTTTCGCTGGATGGGTTAGTAGCAACTTCCGAACCTCTGGATCTGCTGGGGCGTTGCTCCGATGCCTGCGAACAGTCTGCCTTGCGACGCAACGATCTTGCCGTTCAACTGCATCTGATCAACGGGTCGTTTATCAATCAGAAACTCAGTGACAGCACCGCAATCACCGCGGAAATGCAGGCCTGCGGAAGGCCGGAAGAATTCATTGCCGCGATTTATCTTCGTGTTTTGTCGAGACCTGCCAGAAACCATGAAATGGAATTCTGGTTGCGTCAGTTCGGCGGAACGCTGAAGGGACCGGAATCCACTGAGATTGCACAGGACTTCGTCTGGAGTCTGTTGAACAGCACCGAATTCTGCACCAATCACTAA